Proteins from a genomic interval of Asticcacaulis sp. AND118:
- a CDS encoding AI-2E family transporter — translation MFFSRKTVDAGFVQKTLFLLLVVGLSLLALKLIGIWLLVFGAVVVATVLRATAEPLVKYLKLKDSWAVLLALLFLVVFLVASGWLFGSEIVRQTNNLSRELPEAWAQLQARLRGSDVGATILDQINMLSQKASGVLSLVPKIAGEIASSIANLVVVVVAGIFMAMQPRSYRDGVVRLFPKSQKERVRDGLNLSGKALRLWLLGQLFSMVLVGSLTAVGLSIAGVPSAGALGLMSGLAQFVPIVGPVVSAGPGLLLAASENMTTFVAALVIYVGVSQLESNIITPMVQKHVAAVPTVLTLFAVLGFGSLLGPLGVLFATPLTVVAHTLVMKFYVGEVLGDHGAAAEAAGEPKD, via the coding sequence ATGTTCTTTTCGCGTAAGACTGTCGATGCCGGCTTTGTGCAGAAGACGCTGTTCCTGCTGCTGGTCGTGGGCCTGAGCCTGCTGGCGCTGAAGCTGATCGGCATATGGCTGCTGGTGTTCGGCGCCGTGGTGGTGGCGACCGTCCTGCGCGCCACGGCCGAGCCGCTGGTCAAATATCTCAAGCTCAAGGATAGCTGGGCGGTGCTTCTGGCGCTGCTGTTCCTCGTGGTGTTTCTGGTGGCGTCGGGCTGGCTGTTCGGCAGCGAGATCGTGCGTCAGACCAACAACCTGTCGCGCGAACTGCCCGAAGCCTGGGCGCAGCTTCAGGCGCGTCTGCGCGGTTCCGATGTCGGGGCCACGATTCTCGATCAGATCAATATGCTGAGCCAGAAGGCGTCCGGCGTCCTGTCGCTGGTGCCCAAGATCGCCGGGGAAATCGCTTCGTCCATCGCCAATCTGGTGGTGGTGGTGGTGGCCGGCATCTTCATGGCCATGCAGCCGCGCAGCTATCGCGACGGCGTGGTGCGGCTGTTCCCCAAGTCGCAGAAGGAGCGCGTGCGCGACGGGCTGAACCTCAGTGGCAAGGCGCTGCGCCTGTGGCTTTTGGGGCAGTTGTTTTCGATGGTGCTGGTCGGGTCGCTGACGGCCGTCGGGCTCAGCATTGCCGGCGTGCCCTCGGCGGGGGCGCTGGGCCTGATGTCGGGTCTGGCGCAGTTCGTGCCCATCGTCGGGCCGGTGGTTTCGGCGGGGCCGGGCCTGCTGCTGGCGGCGTCCGAGAATATGACGACCTTTGTCGCGGCGCTGGTCATCTATGTCGGCGTGTCGCAGCTTGAGTCGAACATCATCACGCCGATGGTGCAAAAGCACGTGGCCGCCGTGCCGACCGTGCTGACCCTGTTCGCCGTTCTGGGCTTCGGTTCGCTGCTGGGGCCTTTGGGTGTGCTGTTCGCTACGCCGCTGACCGTGGTGGCCCATACGCTGGTGATGAAGTTCTATGTCGGTGAGGTGCTGGGCGATCATGGCGCGGCCGCCGAGGCCGCCGGAGAGCCGAAAGACTAA
- the rpmI gene encoding 50S ribosomal protein L35: protein MSKLKTKSGAKKRFRFTASGKVKAGVAGKRHRLISHNSKYIRQNRGTSVMSAADTVKIKSYMPYA from the coding sequence ATGTCAAAACTGAAGACCAAGTCGGGCGCCAAAAAGCGTTTCCGTTTCACGGCCTCGGGCAAGGTGAAGGCTGGCGTCGCCGGCAAGCGCCACCGTTTGATCTCGCACAACAGCAAGTATATCCGTCAGAACCGCGGCACGTCGGTCATGTCGGCTGCTGACACCGTGAAGATCAAATCCTACATGCCCTACGCCTAA
- the murG gene encoding undecaprenyldiphospho-muramoylpentapeptide beta-N-acetylglucosaminyltransferase, which yields MASKKKPKPLSETPLAVVAAGGTGGHMFPAEALARELIKRGWQVVLASDTRGAAYAEKFPAIERLSLEAATFKRGDVIGMARAALKIFTGTQQARKAFKRLKPWAVIGFGGYPSYPALMAALSRQDVTLLHEQNSVLGRSNRQVCARVDAVACAFPVLKMAPAVLEGQVQVVGNPVRPDIRALYDQPYPPLDKAIRLLITGGSQGAKILSETVPQALALLPVSLRIQLRVEQQTRAEQIDFARKVYAEAGIEAEVAPFFDNMAERLGRAHIVVGRSGASTCSELAVAGKPSILIPLKIAADDHQTHNAAVLKEAGAAVVLREDDVTAESLSEAIRALIEEGADGLEKRAEAARAVARPDAAQLLADLVERTVKRKRSE from the coding sequence ATGGCCAGCAAGAAAAAACCCAAACCTCTCTCCGAAACGCCGCTGGCCGTGGTGGCCGCAGGCGGGACGGGCGGGCATATGTTCCCGGCCGAGGCTCTGGCGCGCGAATTAATCAAGCGCGGCTGGCAGGTGGTGCTGGCGTCGGACACGCGCGGGGCGGCCTATGCCGAAAAGTTCCCGGCGATCGAGCGCCTGTCGCTGGAGGCCGCGACCTTCAAGCGCGGCGATGTCATCGGCATGGCCAGGGCGGCGCTGAAAATCTTCACCGGCACGCAGCAGGCGCGCAAGGCCTTCAAGCGTCTCAAGCCCTGGGCGGTGATCGGCTTCGGCGGCTATCCCTCCTATCCGGCGCTGATGGCGGCCCTGTCGCGGCAGGACGTGACGCTGCTGCACGAACAGAACTCGGTGCTGGGCCGTTCCAACCGTCAGGTTTGCGCCAGGGTCGATGCCGTGGCCTGCGCCTTTCCGGTTCTGAAAATGGCCCCCGCCGTGCTGGAAGGGCAGGTGCAGGTGGTCGGCAATCCGGTGCGTCCGGACATCCGCGCCCTGTATGACCAGCCCTACCCGCCGCTCGACAAGGCCATCCGCCTGCTGATCACCGGCGGGTCGCAGGGGGCGAAGATCCTCTCCGAAACCGTGCCGCAGGCGCTGGCGCTTTTGCCCGTATCCCTGCGTATCCAGTTGCGCGTCGAGCAGCAAACCCGCGCCGAGCAGATCGACTTTGCGCGCAAGGTCTATGCCGAGGCCGGGATCGAGGCCGAGGTCGCGCCCTTCTTCGACAATATGGCCGAGCGTCTGGGGCGCGCCCATATCGTCGTCGGGCGTTCGGGGGCTTCGACCTGCTCCGAGCTGGCCGTGGCGGGCAAGCCGTCCATCCTCATCCCGCTGAAGATCGCCGCCGACGACCATCAGACTCACAATGCCGCCGTGCTGAAAGAGGCCGGGGCCGCCGTGGTGCTGCGCGAGGACGATGTGACCGCCGAAAGCCTGAGCGAAGCCATCCGCGCCCTGATCGAAGAAGGGGCCGACGGCCTTGAAAAACGCGCCGAAGCCGCCAGAGCGGTCGCCCGGCCCGACGCGGCGCAGCTACTGGCCGATCTGGTCGAGCGCACGGTGAAGCGCAAAAGGTCGGAATAA
- the murC gene encoding UDP-N-acetylmuramate--L-alanine ligase: MISPAKLRPTPFDLGPVHFVGIGGIGMSGIAEIMIKIGYKVQGSDAKASANTERLQKLGATIFIGHDAAHVSDDVSALVYSTAVKPDNPEMVAARSRRIPLVRRAEMLAELMRLQFSIAVGGTHGKTTTTSMVAALLDAGGLDPTVVNGGIINAYGTNAKVGDGDWIVVEADESDGSFLRLKSTLAIVTNIDAEHLDHWGDFEAVKKGFVDFVENIPFYGFAAVCVDHPEVLALTAKVENRRLIPYGVSPQAEVRCTHIDFGPEGATFDVVFSPVGVEPFTWAGLKLPMTGNHNVSNATAAIAIARELGVSEADVRKGLGAFGGVKRRFTTTGIVNGVRIIDDYGHHPVEIAAVLKAARQVSQGRVIAVVQPHRYTRLRDLMTEFSTCFHDADKVIVADVYSAGEQPIEGVSKDDLVAALHRHGHRNAVGLDNPAALAGLVAAEAKDGDIVVCLGAGDITQWAYALPTQLEGLAAE, encoded by the coding sequence ATGATTTCACCTGCCAAGCTTCGCCCCACGCCCTTCGACCTCGGGCCCGTGCACTTCGTCGGCATTGGCGGCATCGGCATGAGCGGCATTGCCGAGATCATGATCAAGATCGGCTATAAGGTGCAGGGCTCGGACGCCAAGGCCTCGGCCAATACCGAGCGCCTGCAGAAGCTGGGCGCGACCATCTTCATCGGCCACGACGCCGCCCACGTCAGTGACGACGTCTCGGCGCTGGTCTATTCGACGGCGGTCAAGCCAGACAATCCGGAAATGGTGGCCGCCCGTTCGCGCCGCATCCCGCTGGTGCGTCGCGCCGAGATGCTGGCCGAACTGATGCGCCTTCAATTCTCCATCGCGGTCGGCGGCACGCACGGCAAGACGACGACGACCTCGATGGTGGCGGCGCTGCTCGACGCCGGCGGCCTCGATCCCACCGTGGTCAATGGCGGCATCATCAACGCCTACGGCACCAATGCCAAGGTCGGCGACGGCGACTGGATCGTGGTCGAGGCCGACGAGTCTGACGGTTCCTTCCTGCGCCTGAAATCGACGCTGGCCATCGTCACCAATATCGACGCCGAGCACCTCGATCACTGGGGCGATTTTGAAGCGGTGAAGAAGGGTTTTGTCGATTTCGTCGAGAACATCCCTTTCTACGGTTTCGCCGCCGTCTGCGTCGATCATCCGGAAGTCCTGGCCCTGACCGCCAAGGTCGAGAATCGCCGTTTGATCCCCTATGGCGTCTCGCCGCAGGCCGAGGTCCGTTGCACCCATATCGACTTCGGGCCCGAAGGCGCGACCTTCGACGTGGTCTTCTCTCCGGTGGGTGTCGAGCCCTTTACCTGGGCCGGTCTTAAACTGCCCATGACCGGCAACCACAACGTGTCGAACGCCACGGCTGCCATCGCCATCGCCCGCGAACTGGGTGTCAGCGAGGCGGATGTGCGCAAGGGGCTGGGTGCGTTCGGCGGCGTCAAGCGCCGCTTCACCACCACGGGTATCGTCAATGGCGTGCGCATCATCGACGATTACGGTCACCACCCGGTCGAAATCGCCGCCGTGCTCAAGGCCGCGCGTCAGGTCTCGCAAGGCCGCGTCATCGCCGTGGTTCAGCCGCACCGCTATACCCGCCTGCGCGACCTGATGACCGAGTTTTCGACCTGCTTCCACGACGCCGACAAGGTGATCGTCGCCGACGTCTATTCGGCGGGCGAGCAACCGATCGAAGGCGTCAGCAAGGACGATCTGGTCGCCGCCCTGCATCGTCACGGCCACCGCAATGCCGTGGGGCTGGACAACCCGGCAGCTTTGGCTGGCCTCGTCGCTGCTGAGGCGAAGGACGGCGATATCGTGGTCTGCCTCGGCGCCGGCGACATCACGCAATGGGCCTATGCGCTGCCGACGCAGTTGGAAGGGCTGGCTGCGGAATGA
- a CDS encoding phosphocholine-specific phospholipase C → MTSRRTFLSAALAASLGGLPPAIARALDIPANTRTGTIKDVEHVVILMQENRSFDHYFGAMNGVQGFGDRFAIPTAKDRTVFAQPREDDATRLIAPFALNTAQDFRLMRVEGTPHSFKDAQAAWDEGRMSHWPKSKHNHAMAHFERADLPFQYALAEAFTLCDAYFCAMHSGTNPNRVFHWTGKNVGPNGPVIDNGYDELKADPKGHGGYDWTTYPERLGAAGIDWRVYQNMKDNFTDNPLVGFKTYRAADKATSGKLADLADRSVRTRDLDKLKEDVLAGKLPQVSWIVGTAEGSEHPSTSSPAQGADYTAKVLDALTANPDVWARTVLLINFDENDGYFDHVPPPAPPSLDNTGQPLGSSDVDASAEYHQGDDAYKNRPYGLGPRVPLYVISPWSKGGYVASEVFDHTSVIRFLETRFGVPEPNISAWRRAVCGDLTSCFDFRTPNDQPFFAHLPRTGAQADKARKLGGETKPRTPDALTAPVQEQGQRPRRATPYALGSVVADGHLICVNNSANRGANRGAAVFHVYDLDDLSAAPRRFTVTAGKVARHRLADKPVRLWINGPNGFHRRFEGLASFTAEWGPKGFEVTNRTAQPLKIEVRDEAYGRATLSYDLQGHETRIVPVGAAQSHGWYDFTITGKSYVVRCAGHVEDGQPSLSDPAAFGTAKLAV, encoded by the coding sequence ATGACCAGCCGCCGCACCTTCCTCAGCGCCGCCTTAGCCGCCTCGCTCGGCGGCCTGCCCCCGGCGATTGCCCGCGCGCTGGACATCCCGGCCAACACCCGCACCGGCACGATCAAGGACGTCGAGCACGTGGTCATCCTGATGCAGGAGAACCGCAGCTTCGACCATTATTTCGGCGCGATGAACGGCGTGCAGGGCTTCGGCGACCGCTTCGCCATCCCCACCGCAAAAGACCGCACCGTCTTCGCCCAACCGCGCGAAGACGACGCCACGCGCCTGATCGCGCCGTTTGCGTTGAACACCGCGCAAGACTTCCGCCTGATGCGCGTCGAAGGTACACCGCACAGCTTCAAGGACGCGCAGGCCGCCTGGGACGAAGGCCGCATGAGCCACTGGCCGAAGTCCAAACACAATCACGCCATGGCGCATTTCGAACGCGCCGACCTGCCGTTCCAGTACGCTCTGGCCGAAGCCTTCACCCTGTGCGACGCCTATTTCTGCGCCATGCATTCGGGCACCAATCCCAATCGTGTCTTCCACTGGACCGGCAAAAATGTAGGGCCGAACGGTCCCGTGATCGATAACGGTTATGACGAACTGAAAGCCGATCCCAAGGGCCACGGCGGCTACGACTGGACCACCTATCCGGAGCGTCTGGGCGCGGCGGGCATCGACTGGCGCGTCTATCAGAACATGAAGGACAACTTCACCGACAACCCTCTGGTCGGGTTCAAGACCTACCGCGCGGCCGATAAGGCCACATCGGGCAAGCTGGCCGACCTCGCCGATCGGTCTGTGCGCACCCGCGACCTCGACAAGCTGAAAGAAGACGTGCTGGCCGGCAAGCTGCCGCAGGTATCGTGGATCGTCGGCACAGCCGAAGGCTCCGAGCATCCCTCGACCTCTTCGCCGGCGCAGGGCGCCGACTATACGGCGAAGGTGCTCGACGCCCTGACCGCCAATCCGGACGTGTGGGCCAGGACGGTGCTCCTGATCAATTTCGACGAAAACGACGGCTATTTCGACCATGTGCCGCCGCCTGCCCCGCCGTCGCTCGACAACACGGGCCAGCCGCTGGGGTCGTCGGATGTCGATGCGAGCGCCGAATACCATCAGGGCGACGACGCCTACAAAAACCGCCCCTACGGCCTCGGTCCGCGCGTGCCCCTGTACGTCATTTCGCCGTGGTCGAAGGGCGGTTACGTCGCCTCGGAAGTGTTCGACCACACCTCGGTCATCCGCTTCCTTGAGACGCGCTTCGGCGTGCCGGAACCGAACATTTCGGCCTGGCGGCGCGCCGTGTGCGGCGATCTGACCTCGTGCTTCGACTTCAGGACGCCCAACGATCAGCCGTTCTTCGCCCACCTGCCGCGGACCGGCGCACAGGCCGACAAGGCGCGTAAACTGGGTGGAGAAACCAAGCCCAGAACGCCCGACGCTCTCACCGCGCCGGTGCAGGAACAGGGCCAGCGTCCGCGCCGGGCCACGCCCTACGCACTGGGGAGCGTTGTCGCCGATGGCCATCTGATCTGCGTCAACAATAGCGCGAACAGGGGCGCGAACAGGGGCGCGGCGGTCTTCCACGTCTACGATCTCGACGATCTGAGCGCCGCACCGCGCCGCTTTACCGTAACGGCGGGCAAGGTCGCCAGGCACCGGCTCGCCGATAAGCCGGTGCGCCTGTGGATCAACGGCCCCAACGGCTTTCATCGCCGCTTTGAAGGCTTGGCGAGCTTCACCGCCGAATGGGGCCCGAAAGGCTTCGAGGTCACCAACCGCACGGCGCAACCGCTCAAGATCGAGGTGCGCGACGAAGCCTATGGCCGCGCGACGCTGAGCTACGATCTGCAAGGGCATGAGACGCGCATCGTGCCGGTCGGCGCGGCGCAAAGCCACGGCTGGTATGATTTCACGATCACCGGCAAGAGCTACGTCGTGCGCTGCGCCGGCCATGTCGAAGACGGCCAACCATCGCTCTCCGATCCGGCCGCCTTCGGCACGGCGAAATTAGCGGTTTAA
- a CDS encoding type II toxin-antitoxin system ParD family antitoxin → MAKFSISMTDRMAETVQRRVEAGDYNNVSEYFRDLVRRDEEKQAAEDRLRDMLDKAEASGFSETTFDEIWNEAEERYLKRQEAKKHG, encoded by the coding sequence ATGGCCAAGTTTTCCATCTCCATGACCGACCGCATGGCTGAAACCGTTCAACGCCGCGTCGAAGCCGGCGACTATAACAATGTCAGCGAATATTTCCGCGATCTGGTGCGCCGGGACGAGGAAAAGCAGGCCGCCGAAGACCGCCTGCGCGACATGCTGGACAAGGCGGAAGCGAGCGGGTTCAGTGAGACAACCTTTGATGAGATCTGGAACGAAGCCGAAGAACGCTACCTGAAACGTCAGGAAGCGAAAAAGCATGGCTGA
- the murB gene encoding UDP-N-acetylmuramate dehydrogenase: protein MTSWTDNLPAVRGKIVKNAELAPFTWFRVGGPADVLFLPEDEADLSDFLKGLDPAVPVTPIGVGSNLLVRDGGLEGVVVRLGRAFAQVEARGHNEIYAGAAALDAQVAKVAAQAGIAGLEFYRGVPGTIGGALVMNAGCYGSETKDVLIEAYALTRSGERVTLSLADMGYSYRHSEPEGLIYVGALYRGTADTVEAVTERMEAITARRETTQPIREKTGGSTFKNPEGHSAWKLVDEAGWRGKLYGGAKFSELHSNFMINAEDATAADLEGLGDTVRAEVKDKFGIDLHWEIKRIGRK from the coding sequence ATGACCTCCTGGACTGACAATCTTCCCGCCGTGCGCGGCAAGATCGTAAAGAATGCCGAACTGGCGCCCTTCACCTGGTTTCGCGTCGGCGGCCCGGCGGATGTGCTGTTCCTGCCCGAAGACGAGGCCGATCTGTCAGACTTCCTTAAGGGCCTCGACCCTGCCGTGCCGGTGACGCCGATCGGCGTGGGCTCGAACCTGCTGGTGCGTGATGGCGGGCTGGAGGGCGTGGTCGTGCGTCTGGGCCGGGCCTTCGCTCAGGTCGAAGCGCGCGGCCATAACGAGATCTATGCCGGGGCCGCCGCGCTGGACGCGCAGGTGGCCAAGGTCGCGGCGCAGGCCGGCATTGCCGGGCTTGAGTTCTATCGCGGCGTGCCGGGCACCATCGGCGGCGCTCTGGTGATGAACGCCGGGTGCTACGGTTCGGAAACCAAGGACGTGCTGATCGAGGCCTATGCCCTGACGCGGTCGGGCGAGCGCGTGACCTTGAGCCTTGCGGACATGGGCTATTCGTACCGCCATTCCGAACCGGAAGGGCTGATCTATGTCGGCGCGCTCTATCGCGGCACGGCGGACACGGTCGAGGCCGTGACCGAGCGCATGGAGGCTATCACGGCGCGACGCGAAACCACCCAGCCGATCCGTGAAAAGACCGGCGGCTCGACCTTCAAGAACCCTGAAGGTCATTCGGCATGGAAGTTGGTCGATGAGGCGGGCTGGCGCGGCAAGCTCTACGGCGGGGCCAAGTTTTCGGAACTGCATTCCAACTTCATGATCAATGCCGAAGACGCTACGGCGGCCGATCTCGAAGGGCTGGGCGACACGGTGCGCGCCGAGGTCAAGGACAAGTTCGGCATCGACCTGCACTGGGAAATCAAGCGCATCGGTCGGAAATGA
- the pheS gene encoding phenylalanine--tRNA ligase subunit alpha, whose protein sequence is MSTYSDLAAEIEAEILTAQDLAALDAVRVSALGKTGRISGLLKTLGALPPEERKATGAAINAVRDFIQAALDARKDVLEAEHLSRRLQSERIDLSLPAAPRAKGGVHPTMQVMDEMVAIFAEMGFSVAEGPDIEDDFHNFTALNFPEKHPAREMHDTFFFNPDENGVRKLLRTHTSPVQIRSMISGKPPFRLIVPGRVFRNDSDQTHTPMFHQIEGLVIDKTAHMGHLKWVFDTFLSRFFETDTVITQFRPHHFPFTEPSAEMDVRYSRNGAEIRIGDGDKWMEILGSGMVHPNVLTACGLDPDEYQGFAFGMGVDRLAMLKYGVPDLRDMFAADTRWLSHYGFSGFSAPNPASGLS, encoded by the coding sequence ATGAGCACCTATTCCGATCTGGCCGCCGAAATCGAAGCCGAAATCCTGACCGCGCAAGACCTTGCTGCGCTCGACGCCGTGCGTGTGTCGGCGCTGGGCAAGACCGGGCGCATTTCCGGCCTGCTGAAAACCCTGGGCGCCCTCCCCCCCGAAGAGCGCAAGGCCACCGGCGCCGCCATCAACGCCGTGCGCGATTTCATTCAGGCCGCGCTCGACGCCCGCAAGGACGTGCTGGAGGCCGAGCACCTCAGCCGCCGCCTGCAATCCGAGCGCATCGACCTGTCCCTGCCCGCCGCGCCCCGCGCCAAGGGCGGCGTTCACCCGACCATGCAGGTCATGGACGAGATGGTCGCCATCTTCGCCGAAATGGGCTTCTCGGTCGCCGAAGGCCCGGACATCGAAGACGACTTCCATAACTTCACCGCGCTGAACTTCCCGGAGAAGCACCCGGCGCGCGAAATGCACGACACCTTCTTCTTCAACCCCGATGAAAACGGGGTGAGGAAACTGCTGCGCACGCACACCTCGCCGGTGCAGATCCGCTCGATGATCTCAGGCAAGCCGCCTTTCCGCCTGATCGTGCCGGGCCGCGTCTTTCGCAACGACTCCGATCAGACCCACACGCCGATGTTCCATCAGATCGAAGGTCTGGTCATCGACAAGACGGCGCATATGGGCCACCTGAAATGGGTGTTCGACACCTTCCTGTCGCGTTTCTTCGAGACCGACACCGTCATCACGCAGTTCCGCCCGCACCACTTCCCCTTCACCGAGCCGTCGGCGGAAATGGACGTCCGCTATTCGCGCAACGGCGCGGAGATCAGGATCGGCGACGGCGACAAGTGGATGGAAATCCTCGGTTCCGGCATGGTGCACCCGAACGTGCTCACCGCCTGCGGCCTCGATCCGGACGAATATCAGGGCTTTGCCTTCGGCATGGGCGTCGATCGTCTGGCCATGCTGAAATACGGCGTGCCGGACCTGCGCGACATGTTCGCCGCCGATACGCGCTGGCTGTCGCACTACGGCTTCAGCGGGTTCAGCGCGCCGAACCCGGCAAGCGGTTTGTCCTAA
- a CDS encoding FtsW/RodA/SpoVE family cell cycle protein: MNTGFAHPFTRTDRSPMAMWWWTVDKLTLGFVLLLIFAGLVFSFSSSPVAAPKVGIANEFYFTQRHVLFAFASVAMMLGISMFSLKGVKRASVAIYGGAIFIMAMLPLIGHTSKGGRRWLDLGFFSLQPSEFLKPALIVLVSWMFAEGQKGKGVPGVTIAFCLYALCIALLLIQPDVGQSILITVAFGACFYISGVPMRWIVGLSGAGVAGLGSLYFILPHFRDRIQDFIGPDGDRFQVERAAAAIANGGLTGTGVGEGTMKRLIPDMHTDFIYSVAAEEYGLWMSLLLIAIFAFVVLRGLWKAMAMPDAFRQIATSGLYILLGMQVLINISVNLQVIPPKGMTLPFISYGGSSLMAMGLTMGLILALTRKRPAEIEPDDHTQW; the protein is encoded by the coding sequence ATGAACACCGGCTTCGCCCATCCGTTTACGCGCACCGACCGCTCGCCCATGGCCATGTGGTGGTGGACGGTGGATAAACTGACCCTCGGCTTTGTGTTGCTGCTGATTTTTGCGGGGCTGGTCTTCTCCTTCTCGTCGTCGCCGGTGGCCGCGCCCAAGGTCGGCATCGCCAACGAATTTTACTTCACCCAGCGCCACGTGCTGTTCGCCTTCGCCTCGGTGGCGATGATGCTCGGTATCTCGATGTTCTCGCTGAAAGGGGTGAAGCGGGCCAGCGTCGCCATCTACGGCGGGGCCATCTTCATCATGGCCATGCTGCCGCTGATCGGGCACACCTCCAAGGGGGGCCGCCGCTGGCTCGATCTTGGTTTTTTCAGCCTCCAGCCCTCGGAATTCCTCAAGCCGGCCCTGATCGTGCTGGTGTCGTGGATGTTCGCCGAAGGGCAGAAGGGCAAGGGCGTGCCGGGCGTGACCATCGCCTTTTGTCTCTATGCCCTGTGCATCGCGCTGTTGCTGATCCAGCCGGATGTGGGGCAGTCGATCCTGATCACCGTGGCCTTCGGGGCGTGCTTCTATATATCGGGCGTGCCGATGCGCTGGATCGTCGGCCTGTCGGGCGCCGGTGTGGCCGGACTGGGCAGCCTGTACTTCATCCTGCCGCACTTCCGTGACCGCATTCAGGACTTTATCGGCCCGGACGGCGACCGTTTTCAGGTCGAACGCGCCGCCGCCGCTATCGCCAATGGGGGGCTGACCGGCACGGGCGTCGGCGAAGGCACGATGAAGCGGCTTATCCCCGACATGCACACCGACTTCATCTATTCGGTGGCGGCGGAAGAGTACGGCCTGTGGATGTCGCTGCTGCTGATCGCTATTTTTGCGTTTGTCGTGCTGCGCGGCCTGTGGAAGGCCATGGCCATGCCGGACGCCTTTCGTCAGATCGCCACATCGGGCCTCTATATCCTGCTGGGGATGCAGGTGCTGATCAATATCAGCGTCAATCTTCAGGTCATTCCGCCCAAGGGCATGACTCTGCCGTTCATCTCCTATGGCGGGTCGTCGCTGATGGCGATGGGGCTGACCATGGGGCTGATCCTGGCCCTGACGCGCAAACGTCCTGCAGAAATCGAGCCGGACGACCATACGCAGTGGTGA
- the rplT gene encoding 50S ribosomal protein L20, translated as MARVKRGVVSHARHKKVLKQAKGFYGRRKNTIRTAKAAVDKAGQYAYRDRRVNKRNFRALWIQRINAAARVEGFTYSQFIHGLNVAGIELDRKALAALAANDAPAFAAVAEKVRAALAA; from the coding sequence ATGGCACGCGTTAAAAGAGGCGTAGTTTCTCACGCCCGTCACAAAAAAGTTCTGAAGCAAGCCAAGGGTTTTTACGGTCGCCGTAAGAACACCATCCGCACGGCCAAGGCCGCTGTGGACAAGGCCGGCCAATACGCCTACCGCGACCGCCGCGTCAACAAGCGCAACTTCCGCGCCCTGTGGATTCAGCGCATCAACGCCGCGGCCCGCGTCGAAGGCTTCACCTACTCGCAGTTCATCCACGGCCTGAACGTCGCTGGTATCGAACTGGACCGCAAGGCTCTGGCCGCTCTGGCCGCCAATGACGCTCCGGCCTTTGCGGCCGTGGCCGAGAAGGTCCGCGCGGCTCTCGCTGCCTAA
- a CDS encoding glycoside hydrolase family 19 protein, with protein sequence MPLHLDLSALPAPLKARIARATGHAAIVARWNRDHANGDPRWLAYMLATAFHETAGTCLPVRETLAKSDDAAIARLERAFAAGRLPWVRTPYWRRDADGKSWLGRGLVQITHRANYARLGKAIGEDLLSDPDRALDREVALSILFTGMIDGLFTGKKLADCFTTRHNDWTGARYIINGRESAETVAGYAKSMYKALKPAP encoded by the coding sequence ATGCCCCTGCATCTCGACCTGTCCGCCCTGCCCGCCCCGCTCAAAGCCCGCATAGCCCGCGCCACCGGCCATGCCGCCATCGTCGCCCGCTGGAACCGCGACCACGCGAACGGCGACCCGCGCTGGCTGGCCTATATGCTGGCCACGGCCTTTCACGAGACGGCGGGCACCTGCCTGCCCGTGCGCGAAACCCTGGCCAAATCCGACGACGCAGCCATCGCCCGTCTTGAGCGCGCCTTCGCCGCCGGACGCCTGCCGTGGGTCAGGACGCCCTACTGGCGCAGGGACGCAGACGGAAAGTCATGGCTGGGGCGGGGCTTGGTGCAGATCACCCACCGCGCCAACTATGCCCGTCTGGGCAAGGCGATCGGCGAAGACCTGCTCAGCGATCCCGACCGCGCGCTGGATAGGGAGGTGGCGCTGAGCATCCTGTTCACCGGCATGATCGACGGTCTGTTCACGGGCAAGAAACTCGCCGACTGTTTCACCACCCGCCATAATGACTGGACCGGCGCGCGGTACATTATCAACGGCCGGGAAAGCGCGGAAACCGTGGCCGGATATGCGAAGTCTATGTATAAGGCGCTCAAACCGGCCCCCTGA
- a CDS encoding type II toxin-antitoxin system RelE/ParE family toxin: protein MADVVLGDEAGRDLKSIAQYTLDKFGYDQARKYRYELYETLSLLAKRPGIGASCEQIRKQARRFSHLSHMIYYQPLDGGILVLRILHHSQDPLRHL, encoded by the coding sequence ATGGCTGATGTCGTACTTGGCGATGAAGCGGGCCGCGATCTGAAGTCCATAGCGCAATACACGCTGGACAAGTTCGGCTACGATCAGGCGCGCAAATATCGCTATGAACTCTATGAGACCTTAAGTTTGCTGGCCAAAAGGCCCGGCATAGGCGCATCGTGCGAACAGATCAGGAAGCAGGCGCGGCGTTTCTCGCATCTCTCGCACATGATCTATTATCAGCCTTTGGACGGCGGTATTCTCGTGCTGCGCATCCTGCACCACTCACAGGATCCGCTGCGTCACCTTTAG